Proteins encoded within one genomic window of Eurosta solidaginis isolate ZX-2024a chromosome 1, ASM4086904v1, whole genome shotgun sequence:
- the LOC137250693 gene encoding uncharacterized protein, which translates to MKRYDLRSDKNEIPLVDTENNSTDSDTSAEMASASEGETDKTITQTDKSIYEFKAQIRELQLLLAAAEKEKLDLRETIALQAKFCTEIANNTGFVKTPLASIISADDVSVNVTSADVISANAFSAHVTSAEIPSANVNVVNGSFANAAAVSSANVNVASGSSNAAATKVIFADRTSARVGFTNNSPCNMLPNTDITLGHGNLPSIYTTAAYASVQPAYLTYADVMNTRISHSVNSNVSQACSNIYTSTALNVSSINGLYSPFAISQAPPAQSSVQPNQLPPSISIQQPYVRKLHDLPEFNGSPEEWPMFFAAFKETTSMYMYTDLENLFRLQKALKGPARQRVECLLIHPSSVGAVISTLEFHFGRPQLLIRSQIAKARAFPTIAEGNMSEIVTFSTMVSNLTAFLENAGAASHLSNPTLLDELLSKLPMNKREEWARYTFSTKLCFPSVRHFSNWLQEVAIFISIATDVVPVETSKTNEQLISKATKTLKPVLVMTESKCLYCKGNHNLSQCEKFKNMDCSDRWSFVKANHLCFSCLRPGHSTINCNTRRECGLEFCRRYHNRLLHERSSKNFNGNLKSTSTADNADVEKQAADTANVVTIFAKEFSKQTLFKFLPVEIKGPKGSCKVIAFVDDGSKISLIEEQVAKTIGLNGPVDKLSLKWIGGKTTSELSQRLDVEISGLNQNTTFQMRNVRTTRKLELPAQTLNVDSFKLKYDKIRNLPVDDYVNAVPQILIGMPHTNLVRPIEVINIDDCFSVHRSKLGYMLFGSNEDSVEGVVCRIDCELDAINDIQQQMKEYFTLENFGMKPLQPVMSEADKRAEAILLETTKQIGCRYETGLLWLNNEVEFCESYSMALRRLESLETKFEKNREFGTWYIDKINEYLSKSYARKLSRAEAMEVKPHTWYLPHFAVCNQNKENKLRLVFDATASVNGVSFNSRLMKGPDAYQPKPLLSILFKFRQGVIGVCADIREMFNRVLIRQEDQDAQRFLWRGGNSSKEPDVYIMNAMIFGSACSPCSAQYVKNTNAMKFRDLHPRATSAIIDRHYVDDYVDSFETGDEAISVTNAVKEIHSYAGFELRGFKSNSEEVCFALGETKTPLTHVETMSFCSNESMAEKVLGMYWRPLDDSFCFKLKFVKVPNDVLTGKRRPTKAEVLSLTMSIFDPFGYLANITIKSKIILQQLWRLDVDWTSSIPEQVYREWYNWYTELDKAKSLIIPRCYHRNFSNLVSTIDLHIFVDASEFAYSAVAYWRIKFDGEVNVVFVAGKSRCSPVKALSIPRLELLSAVLGVRLQEAILNGHDRRPNVITFWSDSKTVLSWIKSDSRCYKQFVSHRIAEILDSSNVNCWRWVPGKLNPADDATRLNARLVSNSRWICGPDFLKEPEDSWPKLVDGAAAKPCLEERRAKFILAISIDSSLIDFDRFSNYYRLLRVICWVKKAMMKFRSVQKLEFTPISSHFVPQLTAEDISQAEKIVCRFVQENVYPEEMRILVNRKPIPKNSPLFKLTPIIDDEGILRLSGRIDYADSVPLETKRPIILPHKHRLSGLIARHYHEKYKHQNNEAIICAIRRKFWITNLRSLVRAAKRDCQICKNRIVEPKPPLMGQLPRDRLTPYIRAFSYTGVDFFGPYNVAVGRRQEKRWGCLFTCLTVRAIHLELAKDLSSDALILCLRNFINRRGVPLRMRSDRGTNFVGVSKEDWVLVERKLVDEGVKYGVEWLFNPPGNPSAGGAWERMVGCVKRVLSFTLKTKVPQVETLQSLLIEAENLVNSRPLTYLPLDEEDAEPLSPNHFILGCPNDVQTPSVDEGACLRKQWQILQQMKQTFWKRWVLEYLPTLTRRSKWCQRVDPLKVGDVVLICDENERRGEWKRGIVVEVFTASDGQVRSAIVKTATGNLRRPASKLAALDVVRESSGIQSIHGGRDVAESNQDFILP; encoded by the coding sequence ATGAAACGATACGATCTTAGAAGCGACAAAAACGAAATACCATTGGTCGATACGGAAAACAATTCAACGGACTCGGACACCAGCGCTGAGATGGCTTCAGCCAGCGAGGGAGAAACTGATAAAACAATCACACAAACAGATAAGTCAATTTATGAATTTAAAGCACAAATAAGAGAATTGCAGCTCCTATTGGCGGCCGCAGAAAAGGAAAAGTTAGATTTAAGAGAAACAATCGCATTACAAGCGAAATTTTGTACAGAAATTGCAAATAACACAGGTTTCGTCAAAACCCCTTTAGCCAGCATCATCTCTGCCGATGATGTCTCTGTTAACGTCACCTCTGCCGACGTAATCTCTGCCAATGCCTTTTCAGCCCATGTCACATCTGCCGAAATACCCTCTGCAAACGTTAACGTAGTTAATGGTAGCTTTGCCAATGCTGCCGCCGTATCCTCTGCAAACGTCAACGTAGCCAGTGGTAGTTCCAACGCTGCCGCCACTAAAGTAATTTTTGCCGACAGAACTAGCGCAAGAGTTGGCTTTACAAACAATAGCCCCTGCAACATGCTCCCTAATACTGATATCACTCTAGGCCATGGTAACTTGCCTAGTATCTATACTACTGCCGCATATGCTAGTGTACAGCCAGCCTACCTAACCTATGCCGACGTCATGAACACCAGAATCAGTCATTCTGTAAACTCTAATGTAAGCCAAGCGTGTAGTAATATTTATACTAGCACAGCCTTAAATGTGTCAAGTATTAATGGATTGTATTCCCCATTTGCCATAAGTCAAGCGCCACCAGCACAGTCAAGTGTGCAGCCAAACCAATTGCCACCGTCAATTTCTATACAACAGCCGTATGTACGCAAATTACACGACCTGCCTGAATTCAACGGATCGCCGGAAGAATGGCCAATGTTTTTTGCAGCATTCAAGGAAACTACCTCAATGTATATGTACAcagatttggaaaatttattccgTTTGCAAAAGGCTTTAAAAGGGCCAGCCAGACAGCGAGTAGAATGCCTACTAATTCACCCATCTAGTGTAGGTGCTGTAATATCTACGCTTGAATTCCATTTTGGACGTCCACAGCTACTAATACGTAGCCAAATAGCTAAAGCGCGAGCGTTTCCAACCATAGCCGAAGGAAATATGTCCGAAATTGTAACCTTCAGTACAATGGTGAGCAACCTAACTGCTTTCTTGGAAAATGCAGGAGCAGCATCTCATCTTTCGAATCCGACGTTGTTAGACGAATTACTAAGTAAATTGCCGATGAATAAACGTGAAGAATGGGCCAGGTATACTTTCTCCACGAAATTGTGTTTCCCAAGTGTTCGCCATTTTAGTAATTGGTTACAAGAAGTCGctatatttatttcaattgcTACAGACGTTGTGCCGGTAGAGACTTCCAAAACAAATGAACAGTTGATTTCGAAGGCAACCAAGACATTGAAACCAGTGCTAGTGATGACAGAAAGTAAATGTTTATATTGCAAAGGTAACCACAATTTAAGCCAGTGTGAAAAGTTCAAAAATATGGACTGCAGCGATAGATGGTCATTTGTGAAAGCAAATCACTTATGTTTCAGTTGTCTACGACCTGGTCACAGCACTATCAATTGTAATACACGTCGCGAGTGCGGACTTGAATTTTGCCGTAGATATCATAACCGGCTATTGCACGAACGAAGTAGCAAAAATTTCAATGGCAATTTAAAGTCGACGTCGACTGCGGACAATGCAGATGTGGAAAAGCAGGCAGCTGACACAGCAAATGTCGTCACTATATTCGCGAAGGAATTTAGTAAGCAAACGCTATTTAAATTTCTGCCTGTAGAAATAAAAGGACCAAAGGGTAGTTGTAAGGTTATTGCATTTGTCGATGATGGTTCTAAAATATCCTTGATCGAAGAGCAGGTAGCTAAAACTATTGGCTTGAATGGTCCAGTTGATAAATTATCATTAAAATGGATAGGAGGTAAGACCACAAGCGAACTATCACAACGATTAGACGTCGAAATTTCTGGCTTGAATCAGAATACAACATTTCAGATGAGAAATGTACGCACAACAAGAAAGTTAGAGCTACCAGCACaaacgttgaatgttgacagtttTAAATTAAAGTACGATAAAATTCGAAACTTGCCAGTGGATGATTATGTTAATGCTGTGCCACAAATTCTCATCGGTATGCCGCACACAAATTTGGTTCGTCCAATAGAAGTTATAAACATAGACGATTGTTTTTCTGTCCACAGGTCAAAGTTGGGATATATGCTCTTCGGATCCAACGAAGATAGTGTAGAAGGAGTTGTTTGTCGTATAGACTGCGAATTAGACGCAATCAACGATATTCAGCAGCAAATGAAAGAATATTTTACGCTGGAGAATTTTGGTATGAAGCCCCTACAGCCGGTTATGTCTGAAGCAGACAAACGAGCTGAAGCAATTTTATTGGAGACAACCAAGCAAATCGGTTGCCGTTATGAAACCGGTTTATTGTGGCTAAATAATGAGGTAGAATTTTGTGAAAGCTATAGTATGGCACTGCGTCGTCTGGAATCATTGgagacaaaatttgaaaaaaaccgTGAATTTGGGACTTGGTACATTGATAAGATCAATGagtatttaagtaaatcatatGCTAGGAAACTATCACGGGCGGAAGCAATGGAGGTTAAACCTCACACATGGTACCTACCCCATTTTGCGGTATGTaatcaaaataaagaaaataaactacGTTTAGTATTCGATGCCACAGCGTCAGTAAATGGTGTTTCTTTCAACTCAAGGCTAATGAAAGGTCCAGATGCTTATCAGCCAAAGCCTTTATTGAGTATACTATTTAAATTTCGACAGGGTGTCATTGGCGTATGTGCAGACATACGAGAAATGTTTAACAGAGTTCTGATACGCCAAGAAGACCAGGATGCACAACGCTTTTTGTGGCGGGGTGGAAATTCGTCAAAGGAACCAGATGTATATATTATGAACGCGATGATATTTGGATCAGCCTGTTCACCATGTTCTGCACAATACGTGAAGAATACAAATGCGATGAAGTTTCGAGACCTTCATCCAAGAGCTACTAGTGCTATTATTGACCGCCACTATGTGGACGACTACGTAGACAGTTTCGAAACAGGAGATGAGGCTATAAGTGTTACAAATGCGGTCAAGGAAATTCACAGCTATGCCGGGTTCGAGTTGCGAGGATTTAAATCCAACTCTGAAGAGGTCTGTTTTGCACTCGGGGAAACGAAGACCCCTCTTACGCACGTTGAAACAATGAGCTTTTGCTCCAACGAATCCATGGCAGAGAAGGTACTTGGAATGTACTGGCGTCCACTGGATGATTCTTTCTGTTTTAAACTAAAATTCGTGAAAGTTCCGAATGACGTCTTGACGGGAAAAAGGCGACCGACGAAAGCTGAAGTTTTAAGCCTTACCATGTCAATATTTGATCCGTTCGGGTATCTGGCGAATATTACAATCAAATCGAAAATTATCTTGCAACAACTATGGCGGTTAGATGTAGATTGGACAAGTTCTATTCCGGAGCAGGTTTATCGGGAATGGTACAACTGGTATACAGAGCTCGACAAAGCTAAAAGTCTTATCATTCCACGCTGCTATCACCGGAATTTTAGTAACTTGGTTTCCACAATtgatttacatatttttgtagaTGCCAGCGAGTTTGCATATTCTGCGGTTGCTTACTGGCGAATCAAATTCGATGGTGAAGTCAATGTAGTCTTCGTAGCTGGAAAATCTCGTTGTAGCCCCGTTAAAGCACTTTCGATACCACGACTTGAACTGCTGTCTGCCGTATTGGGCGTTCGTCTGCAGGAGGCTATTTTAAATGGTCATGACAGGAGGCCTAACGTAATAACATTTTGGTCTGACTCAAAGACGGTTCTTAGCTGGATTAAATCAGATAGTCGTTGTTACAAGCAATTTGTATCACAcagaattgcagaaattttggacTCGTCGAACGTAAACTGTTGGCGATGGGTTCCCGGAAAGTTGAATCCTGCTGATGATGCAACACGATTGAACGCACGCCTTGTTTCGAACTCTCGATGGATATGTGGCCCAGATTTCTTGAAAGAACCGGAGGATTCTTGGCCCAAGCTAGTTGATGGTGCTGCCGCGAAACCGTGCCTCGAAGAAAGGCGAGCGAAGTTCATACTTGCAATAAGTATTGACTCATCGTTAATAGATTTTGACAGATTTTCGAATTATTATAGGCTGTTAAGAGTCATTTGCTGGGTAAAGAAAGCTATGATGAAGTTTAGGTCTGTTCAAAAGCTGGAATTCACTCCAATATCATCACATTTCGTGCCACAGTTGACAGCGGAGGACATTTCTCAAGCTGAAAAGATTGTATGTCGTTTCGTTCAGGAGAACGTATATCCGGAGGAGATGCGCATTTTAGTAAACAGAAAACCAATCCCTAAAAACAGTCCGTTATTTAAGCTGACTCCGATAATTGACGACGAGGGAATATTGCGGCTATCAGGACGTATCGATTATGCTGATAGTGTCCCATTAGAAACAAAAAGGCCGATAATTTTACCGCATAAGCATCGATTATCCGGTCTCATTGCTAGACATTATCACGAAAAATACAAACATCAAAATAATGAGGCAATCATTTGCGCTATAAGAAGGAAGTTCTGGATAACTAATTTACGTAGTTTGGTTCGTGCAGCTAAAAGAGATTGTCAAATATGTAAAAACAGAATTGTGGAACCAAAGCCACCACTTATGGGACAGCTTCCAAGAGATCGCCTTACTCCGTACATTCGGGCTTTCAGCTATACTGGTGTAGATTTCTTCGGTCCATATAACGTAGCAGTTGGTCGCAGACAAGAAAAAAGATGGGGATGTTTATTTACATGTTTGACTGTACGAGCAATTCATTTAGAATTGGCAAAGGATCTGTCGTCTGATGCATTAATACTGTGCTTACGCAACTTCATAAACCGACGAGGAGTCCCGTTGAGAATGCGCAGTGACAGGGGTACGAATTTCGTTGGTGTGAGTAAAGAAGATTGGGTATTGGTAGAGAGGAAGTTGGTCGATGAAGGTGTAAAGTATGGGGTAGAATGGTTGTTTAACCCACCTGGTAATCCTTCAGCTGGAGGTGCATGGGAGCGAATGGTGGGCTGTGTCAAGCGAGTCCTTTCCTTTACGTTGAAGACAAAGGTGCCCCAAGTGGAGACGTTACAAAGTCTTTTAATTGAAGCTGAGAACTTGGTGAACTCTCGTCCACTAACTTATTTGCCATTAGACGAGGAAGATGCTGAACCTCTATCACCAAATCATTTCATATTAGGCTGCCCGAATGATGTTCAAACACCGTCCGTAGATGAGGGTGCTTGTTTGCGTAAGCAATGGCAAATCCTCCAACAAATGAAGCAGACCTTTTGGAAGAGATGGGTCCTAGAATACCTTCCTACATTAACGCGTCGAAGCAAATGGTGTCAACGAGTAGATCCATTGAAAGTTGGTGATGTTGTGCTTATATGCGATGAAAACGAGAGACGTGGTGAATGGAAGCGAGGCATCGTAGTGGAAGTTTTTACGGCATCTGATGGTCAAGTCAGATCAGCAATTGTCAAGACAGCTACAGGAAATTTAAGGAGACCTGCTTCTAAGTTGGCGGCATTAGACGTAGTTCGTGAATCTTCGGGCATCCAATCGATTCACGGGGGCCGGGATGTCGCTGAATCAAACCAAGATTTTATATTACCTTAA